In the Enterobacter cloacae subsp. cloacae ATCC 13047 genome, CGGAAGAGGCGGTAGATGCCGTAACGCAGGCCATGCGTTCGCCTGTCACGCTGGAGTACGATCTCGACGGTGCAGGACGCGGTCATCGTGATCGGGCCCTGGCGGATCTGCTTTGCCAGCTCACCGGTGCTGAAGATGCCTGCATTGTGAATAACAACGCGGCGGCGGTCCTGTTGATGCTGGCAGCGACCGCCAGCGGCAAAGAGGTGGTCGTCTCGCGCGGCGAACTGGTGGAGATTGGCGGCGCGTTTCGCATCCCGGACGTGATGCGCCAGGCGGGCTGTACCCTGCATGAGGTGGGTACCACTAACCGGACCCATGCGAAAGATTACCGTGCGGCGGTTAATGAAAACACCGCCCTGCTGATGAAGGTCCACACCAGTAATTATCATATCGAAGGGTTCACTAAAGCCGTTGAAGAGGCCGAGCTGGCGGCGATAGGCCAGGAGCTGAATGTGCCGGTCGTTGCCGATCTCGGCAGCGGCTCGCTGGTGGATCTGAGCCAGTATGGTCTGCCGAAAGAGCCGATGGTGCAGGAGATGATTGCGGCGGGCGTTAGCCTGGTCAGTTTTTCCGGTGATAAGCTGCTGGGCGGGCCGCAGGCCGGGATCATCGTCGGTAAGCGTGAATTGATTGCGAAACTGCAGCAGCATCCGCTGAAGCGCGCCCTGCGTGCCGATAAAATGACGCTTGCCGCGCTGGACGCGACGCTGCGGCTCTATCTCCACCCGGAGAAACTGGCGGAACGCCTGCCAACGCTGCGTCTGTTAACGCGTGATGCCGCCTCGATTCGCGCGCAGGCCGAGTTACTGTTGCCGAATGTCGCGTCGCATTACGCCGATTTCGACGTGCGCATTGAGTCCTGCCAGTCGCAAATTGGCAGTGGCTCGTTACCGGTGGATCGGCTGCCCAGCGCGGCCCTGACCTTCACCCCGCGCGATGGCCGCGGCAGCAGGCTTGATGCGCTCTCTACGCGCTGGCGTGCTCTGCCTACGCCGGTTATCGGGCGAATTTACGATGGCCGAATGTGGCTGGATCTACGCTGTCTTGAAGATGAAGAGCGATTTCTGGAGATGCTGTTGAAATGATTATTGCCACCGCCGGTCATGTTGACCACGGAAAAACCACTTTGTTGCAGGCCATCACGGGCGTGAATGCCGATCGCCTGCCGGAAGAGAAAAAGCGCGGTATGACCATCGATCTGGGTTATGCCTACTGGCCGCAGCCCGATGGCCGCGTGCTGGGCTTTATTGACGTCCCCGGACACGAAAAGTTTCTTTCCAACATGCTGGCGGGGGTCGGTGGTATTGACCATGCCCTGCTGGTGGTGGCCTGTGATGACGGCGTTATGGCGCAAACGCGTGAACACCTGGCGATCCTGCAGTTGACGGGCAACCCACAGCTAACCGTGGCGCTGACCAAAGCCGATCGTGTGGACGCGACGCGTATTAACGAGGTGCGCGAGGCGGTGCAGGCCACGTTGCGCGAATATGGCTTTACCGATGCTGCGCTGTTTGAAACAGTCGCCACAGAAGGGCGCGGGATCGACGCACTTCGCCACCATTTGCAGCAGCTTTCGTCGCGGGAACATGCCAGCCATCATCGCTTTCGTCTGGCCATCGACAGGGCGTTTACCGTTAAAGGTGCGGGTCTGGTGGTGACCGGTACTGCCCTGAGTGGGGAAGTGAAGGTGGGCGATACCGTATGGCTGACGGGTATTAACAAGCCGATGCGGGTGCGCGGGTTGCATGCACAAAACCAGCCCGTTGATCATGCCCATGCCGGGCAGCGTATCGCCCTCAATATTGCCGGCGATGCGGAGAAAGCGCAGCTAAACCGCGGCGACTGGCTGCTGTCTGAGGCGCCGCCAGAACCGTCTGAGCGGGTGATTGTCTCCCTGCAGACGCATATCCCGCTCAGCCAGTGGCAGCCGCTGCATATCCACCATGCGGCCAGCCATATCACCGGGCGCGTGTCGCTGCTGGAAAACGATCTCGCTGAACTGGTTTTCGATACGCCACTCTGGCTGGCAGATAATGACCGTCTGGTGCTGCGTGATATCTCGGCGCGAGAAACGCTGGCCGGGGCGCGGGTGGTGACGCTCAACCCGCCGCGTCGCGGGAAGCGTAAACCGGAGTATTTGCAGTGGCTGTCGGCACTGGCGCAGGCCAGTAACGACAAGGCTGCGCTGGAGGTGCATCTTGAACGCGGTGCGGTGAACCTGACCGACTTCGCCTGGGCACGACAGCTCAGCAACGAAGGCCTCCTCCCGCTGACCCAGCAGCCGGGATTTATCCAGGCCGGTAATAACCTGCTGAACGCGCCGGTTGCGGCGTGCTGGCAGCGAAAAGTGTTAAACACGCTTGCCACCTACCATGAACAGCATCAGGATGAACCTGGCCCGGGGCGCGAGCGCCTGCGTCGTATGGCGCTGCCAATGGAAGACGATGCGCTGGTGCTGTTGCTGATAGAAAACATGCGTGAAAGCGGCGTGATCAAAAGCCACCACGGCTGGCTGCATCTGCCGGATCACAAAGCCGGGTTCACCGCAGAGCAAGAGGCAATCTGGCAAAAAGCGGCCCCTCTGTTTGGCGATGAGCCCTGGTGGGTTCGCGATCTCGCCCGTGAAACGAATACCGACGAGCAGGTGATGCGCCAGGTATTGCGCCATGCCGCGCAGCAGGGGCTCATCGTTGCGATCGTGAAAGATCGTTATTACCGCAACGATCGTATCGTCGCGTTTGCCAGCCTGATCCGCGAACTGGATCAGGCGCGAGGCTCCACCTGTGCGGCTGATTTCCGCGATCGTCTGAACGTGGGGCGAAAGCTTGCCATTCAGATCCTGGAATATTTCAACCGCATCGGTTTTACCCGCCGTCGCGGTAACGACCATTTATTACGGGATTCGTTGCTCTTTCCAGAAACAGCGTGACCCCTGTCGTAAACAACACTCCCGGCTGGCGATAAAATCACCAGCCGGTACTACCCTTGTTGTACACCAACAGCAAGGAGACGGTCATGACAAACAATCCTCCCTCTTCACGCATTCAGCCAGGCGAGTACGGTTTCCCTCTCAAGCTAAAACCCCGTTATGACAACTTTATTGGCGGCGACTGGGTGGCACCCGTCGACGGCGAATACTATTCCAACCTGACTCCCGTCACCGGCCAGCCGCTGTGCGAGATAGCCAGCTCAGGCAAGCGCGATATCGATCTGGCGCTGGATGCGGCGCATAAAGCCAAAGATAAATGGGGACAGACTTCCGTGCAGGACAGGGCGGCGATCCTGTTCAAAATTGCCGACCGGATGGAGCAAAATCTTGAGCTGCTGGCGACGGCAGAAACCTGGGATAACGGCAAGCCGATCCGTGAAACGATGGCGGCCGATGTGCCGCTGGCGATTGACCACTTTCGCTATTTTGCCTCCTGTATTCGTGCTCAGGAGGGGGGAATCAGTGAAGTCGATAGCGACACCGTGGCGTATCACTTCCACGAACCGCTGGGCGTGGTGGGGCAGATTATCCCGTGGAACTTCCCGTTGCTGATGGCGAGCTGGAAAATGGCGCCCGCGCTGGCGGCCGGGAACTGCATTGTGCTGAAACCGGCCCGCTTAACGCCGCTTTCAGTACTGCTGCTGATGGACATTATCGGTGACCTGCTGCCCCCGGGGGTGATTAACGTGGTCAACGGGGCCGGGGGGGAGATTGGGGAATATCTGGCGACCTCAAAACGCATCGCCAAAGTGGCGTTTACCGGCTCGACGGAAGTGGGTCAGCAGATCATGCAGTACGCCACCCAGAACATCATTCCGGTGACGCTGGAGCTGGGCGGAAAATCCCCAAACATCTTCTTCGAGGACGTAATGGCGGAAGAGGACGCCTTCTTCGATAAAGCGCTGGAAGGGTTTGCGCTGTTTGCCTTTAACCAGGGCGAAGTCTGCACCTGTCCAAGCCGCGCGCTGGTGCAGGAGTCCATCTATGAGCGCTTTATGGAACGGGCCATTCGCCGCGTGGAGTCGATCCGTAGCGGTAACCCGCTAGATAACGTGACGCAGATGGGCGCGCAGGTGTCGCATGGACAGCTGGAAACCATCCTCAATTACATTGATATCGGCAAAAAAGAAGGGGCGGATGTCCTCACCGGTGGACGCCGTAAAGTGCTCGGCGGCGATCTGCAGGAAGGGTATTACCTTGAGCCGACCATTCTGTCTGGCAAAAACAATATGCGCGTTTTCCAGGAGGAAATTTTTGGACCGGTGCTGGCCGTGACCACCTTCAAAACGCTGGAGGAGGCGCTGGAGATTGCCAACGATACGCCGTATGGCCTGGGGGCGGGCGTCTGGAGCCGCAACGGCAATCTGGCGTATAAAATGGGCCGGGGGATCCAGGCCGGACGCGTATGGACCAACTGTTATCACGCCTACCCGGCGCACGCGGCCTTTGGGGGCTATAAGCAGTCAGGCATCGGGCGTGAAACGCACAAGATGATGCTGGAGCATTATCAGCAGACGAAATGCCTGCTGGTCAGCTACTCCGATAAACCGCTGGGGCTGTTCTAGTCATCCAGCTCAGGCCGTCCGTGGGCGGCCTGAGCTATTTGCTGGCGAAGATTATTCAGGACGCCATCCAGAACATATTGCACGCGCCATGGCTGGTATTCACGCTTGCGGAAGATGGCCGTCAGATCCAGCCACCACTCTTCCTGATGCGGGAAGCAGGGAACCAGTGAACCGTTTTTTAACTCTTTTCTCAGGCTCTCTTTCGGCGCAAAGACGATACCGAGATTATTCCTCGCCAGCTCCAGGGCAGTTTGCGTATTGTCGGAAATATAATTCCCGGTAACCCGGTAATCCTGTACATCATCACTGCCATGAACGCGGAACCGCCAGATGTTAGCATCATCCACCAGCATGGAGTCGATTAAAATACAGGAATGATGAATTAAATCTTCCGGGCCGTTTAACGGGTGCTGATTTAAATACTCTTCGGTCGCGAAGGCGGTAACGGAATATTGGGTTAATACACTTGCGACCAGACTTTCATCTTTCGGCTGAGCATAGGTAATTAAAATATCGCAGTCATCCGGAAAGGTCACCCCCTCAGAAAATTCATTGCGATCCAGATTGTATGTTTTCAGCGAAATACGAATATCGCCAATATCTTTTATCTGGTGGATCACATGACGAGAGAGATAGGTCACGATGCCTGTCGGGGCGTAAATCGTCACCTTTCCACGCTTTTCATGCTTATAATCGGCAATAAAATTAATAAGCTGACTATTTTTATCCAGCGTGGCGTTCACGTAAGGAAGCAAGGCCTCACCAAACTGCGTTAGCGCAAGCTGACGGGTGGTGCGCTCAAAGACCTTGAGACCGACTCGTGTTTCAAAATCAGAGAGATATTTACTGACGTTGGCCTGTGCCATGCCCAGCAGGGCAGCGGCGTCACCAATGCTGTGGGTAGCGGCGATGACGGAAATTATTTTTAATTCACGGGGTTTTAGTTGTAATTTATTCATCATGCCCACCCATCTATATGATTTTATATATAATATTATATAAACAGCGGCGTTGCATACGCAAATTTGTAACCATTATTATTCGCCTCGCTTGTTCGGCGTTTAAATGGATTACATGGAATGACTATTAAAAACAATTTACTCATCGCTGCCACGTTATTTGCGACCTCATCCGCAATGGCCGGTGACTTTTCACTTGGCGCGGGGGCTGTATTTAATGAGTCACCTTATAAAGGGTATAATGAAAATACCACCGCGGTTCCGTTAATTAGCTATGAAGGTGACCGATTCTATGTGCGCCAGACCACAGGTGGATGGATCCTGTGGAAAGACGAAAAAAATGAATTTAGCCTGACCGCGTCGTGGATGCCGCTGCATTTTGATCCCGACGATAACGACGACCCTCAGATGAAACATCTGGATGAGCGTAAAGCGTCTGCTTTCCTGGGTGGCGCCTATTACCGCCATGAAAACTGGGGCTCGCTGAAAGTGGCCGTTTCCGGCGATGCGATGGATGAAAGCGGTGGCGTAGTCGGTGAGATTTCGTACTTCCGCCCCATCCGCATGGAACGCCTCACGCTGACGCCATCTGTGGGCATTTTCTACAGTGACGAGAGCTATAACGACTACTACTACGGGGTTTCCGGCAGCGAGTCTCGCCGCTCAGGTCTCAATGAATACGCCGCAGGTGACAGCTGGACGCCATACGTGGGTCTGGCGGCAAAATATCAGTTAACCCAGAACCTGTTCCTTAACGCCAGCGCGGTTTATACCGTATTGCCTGACGACGTGAAGAACAGCCCGATGATCGACCGCGACGACAGCTTCGCGCTGATGACCGGGCTGAGCTGGCGCTTCTGATGCTGTAAAGCCGGGTGGCGGCTTCGCCTTACCCGGCGTTGTGATAGCGCCTGTATTTTGATCTGCAATTTACCTGTTCCGCCTTTCTTTTTGCGTTGCTCCTTCCTGTTCAGACAAAACCCGGCTGCGTTTGTATTTCCTTTCGTCTATTGTCATCTGCACCAGTAGCGATGGTGTGTATGATGTGTATAATCATGGAAGGATTGGAATGTGAAAAGTGCGGATGTCATTACTGTTCTGGTTAGGCATGGCTGGAAATGTGTAAGAACGAAAGGAAGCCATCATCAGTTTCGCCACCCAGTACATGCGGGGTTGGTGACCGTTCCACATCCCAAAAAGGACATAAAACCCGGCACCCTCGCGCAAATCTGGCGGCAGGCGGGAATCAAACACTGATATCAGGAGTAGTTATGTTTTATCCGGCTTACATTCATTCTGATCCCGACGGTAGCGCCAGCGGTTTTTTTCCTGACGTTCCTGGTTGTTTTTTTGCCGGCAATTCTCTGGATGATGCTTTTCAGGATGCACGTGATGCACTGACAGCTCACTTCGAAGCGCTATTTGAAATGGATGAAGAGTTACCTCTCCCTGGCAATGTTGAAGCACATCTTGAAGCCACACCGGGTGATTTTATCGGCGGACAATGGTTGCTTGTAGATATCAATATGAAGCAATTCGACGGTAAGGCCGAGCGTATCAATATCACCCTGCCTCGTCGATTGCTGGTGAAAATTGATTCTTTTGTGAATGAGCATCCGCAGTTTAGTAACCGAAGCGCTTTTCTTGCTGAGGCAGCGCGTCGCGTGCTGCCTTAACGATCCCTCTCCCGTGGGAGAGGGTTGGGGTGAGGGCATCAGGCCGCAGATATTCAGTCCTCATCCACCCAAATGCGCATTTCCCCTTCTCCCCGGTTAGCCCAGCTAAACCACGGAATAAAGGTCAACGTTTTGGGTTGACGTTGCACCGCAGGACGGTCGTATTGCCATAACGCCTCCGATCCCGCTTCTGCGGCGTCATGCGTGACACCTTCCGCCTGAATCAGCATCTTATGAGCGAAAATTCCTTTACCCTCGAAAACCCGGAATTCACTGTCGGCAGGCAGGGCAAGATTATGCAGGTTGGCGCCATTGTCGGCTTCTTCCAGGCAGTAGACCAGCGGACCGCGCTGCAGCGCGACCTTTCCGGCCTGCTGACGAACCTGTGGGTGACCGTACACGCGGCGGACCGGCATCGGTAAGGTTAGCGTGAGCGTATCGCCCTCCTGCCAGCGACGGGTGAGGTGAAGATAGCCCCGTGATACCTCGCCCGTCATGCCTTCTCCATTCAGCGACACGTGAGGATTTGCGCACCAGTCCGGCAGTCGCAGGGCCAGGGTGTGCGTCACCGGTACGGGCGAGGCGATCTCAATGTTGACCTCTTCCTGCCACGGATAATTACCGCTGATCCGCAGCTTAAGCGTCTCATCGCCCACCGGGATGGTGACCTCATTCCCTACGTAGAGATTAATGAAAAGCGCATCCGGGCGAACGGTGTAAATGTAATGCCCCAGCGACGTCAGCACGCGGGCGATATTCGGCGGGCAACAGGCGCAGCCGAACCAGCGCTGACGAACCGGTTTGACATGGTCATAGATGTGGTTAAAGGCCAGCGTCCTGGGGTGCACTTCCAGCGGGTTAACATAGAAGAAATGTTTACCGTCCAGCGCCATGCCGCCCAGCACCGTGTTGTACAGGGCGCGCTCCATCACGTCGGCGTAGCGGCTATCCGCTTCCATCTCCAGCATCCGACGGGCAAACATCATCAGGCCAATCGAGGCGCAGCTTTCGGCATACACCGTATCGTTGGGCAGATCGTAATCGCTGCTGAAGGCTTCACCGCTACTTTGCGAACCAATCCCGCCGGTAATGTACAGCTGGCGCTGCGCCATGTTGCTCCACAGGCGTAAGCAGTCCTGACGTTTTGCGTCGTCTTTGCTCAGACGAGCCAGGTGTGCCATACCCGCCATCAGGTAGACAAAACGCACCGCATGGCCAATCGCTGTTTGTTGTTCAGCAAGCGGTTGATGCGCCTGGCTGTAAGCTTTGTCCTTGACCATCCATGCCGGGCCGTAGGTGTGCCAGTACGATGTTCTGCCGCGCTTCTCGTATTCGATATCATAGAAGTGAGGCTGCGTACCGCGCGCCTCGATGAAGTATTTCACCAGGTTCAGGTAGCGTGGCTCCTCAGTAACGTCGTACAGCCGCATCAGGGCCAGCTCGATTTCCGGGTGTCCCGGATAGCCGTGAAGCTGGCCTTCCCGGGGGCCGAAAACGGTGTCGATATGATCTGCCAGTTTACACACCACCTCCAGCAGTCGGCGTTTTCCGGTGCCCTGAAAATACGCCACGCCAGCTTCGATCATATGCCCGGCGCAGTAAAGCTCGTGGCACTCGGCCAGATTTGTCCAGCGTTCGTCGGGCGCTTTGACGGTGAAGTACGTATTGAGATAACCATCTTCACACTGCGCCGCGGCGATCAGTTCAATCACCTCATCGGCGGTTTTTTCCAGTTCAGCATCGGGTTTCTGACACAGCGACCACGCCACGGCTTCCAGCCATTTCGCCACGTCACTGTCCTGAAATACCATGCCGTAGAACTCACCTTCTTCAAGACCTGCCGCAATGCGGAAGTTGGTGATGGCATGACTGGGCTCGGCTTCTGCCACGCGATCGTTGAGCGCATCCCACTGATAGGGGATGACCACATCACGCACCAGCCGCTGATACTGGCCAAGAAACGGATCGTTGATTTTCAGGTTATGCAGGTCGGCTTCCATTATGGACATCACGTTCTCCTCAGGACGGTACATGACGCTGGCGCAAATCGGTGGCAATGCGCGACATCATCGGATTGTTGAGTCTGCACCAGCGGATTGAGACCGCCAGCAGCAGGTGGAAAAGGGCAGGGAGCAGCGTCTCCATGGCGGTAATGCCCTGCAGCGAGGCGGGCGTCTGGTTACCCGCTCCCGGCTGATAGGCGACGGCGATAAACACCAGGCTGATGATCCCGGCGCTGGAGGCCCACGCCAGCTTGATGAAAAACAGGTTGAAGGCGAAGTTCATGCCCGACGATCGCACGCCGGTCTTCCACTCGCCGTAGTCGTCGGCAAAAGCCATCAGCGAGAAGTGCAGCGGCAGGGTAAAGCCCAGGATGACGCCGTTACTCAGAATTACGATCAGCCAGAGCGTCTGATGCGCCGGGCCGCCGGGCAGGAACCACATGCCAGCCGCGATCGCGGCGAGCACCAGGTTGGTGTAGTAGTAGAGTTTGACCGTATCAACACGGCGAGAGAGGGGGCTGACGATCACCGCCCCGAGGATCGCTGCGAAGGTCACCATGGTGAAAAACAGCGAGGTGTAGGCGGTACTGCCCTGAAGCACATAGGTGATGAAGTACATGTATCCGCCGCCACGGATATTGAAGACGTTGATCAGCAAAAACGACATCACCAGCATCAGCAGCAGCTGGTCATTTTTACGCAGCCCTGCCAGGTGTTCGCGCAGGGTGAATTTACCCATCAGCGCCAGTGGGACGCGTTCACGGACCCAGAAGAAGCAGCAGAGAAACATCACCACGGCGAGGGTGCACAGGACGCCAACGCCCAGCTGATAACCCCGGGCGGCGTTGCCTTGCCCCAGCGCTGCCACCAGCCACGGCAGGCCGACGGAGACCAAAAATCCCGCAACGCCGCACAGCACAAAGCGCCATGACTGGCAGGAAATAACCTCGCTGTGGCGGGTGGTCATGGTGTTGATCAGCGCGCAGTAGGGCACGTTGATGGCGGTATAGCCGACGGACAGCAGCAGGTAGGTGCCGAATGCCCACGCAATTTTCACGCCCATGCTGGCTTCAGGTACGGTGAAGGTTAGCACCCCGATGATGCCAATAGGGAATGCCACCCACAGCTGCCAGGGACGAAAGCGCCCCCATCGGCTTTGGGTGCGGTCGGCAATAAACAGCGTGCCGACAAGCGCCGGGGTCAGGCCAAAAATATCGGTATAGAAAAAGGTCAGGAAATTCATTATCAGGCAGGTAATGACCGTGCCGCCCGCGTCGCCCAGGCCGTAGCCAATTTTCTCGCGAACGGACAAACGTTCTTCTCTCACCCGTTGTGCAACGTCAGACTCGGTAATCGGTGTGGAAGTCATGAGATAACTCCTCGGTAATCGATTTTTATCGTATTTGTGCAAGGTACCTCATTCATTCTGCACTGAACGCAAAGGGCAACAAGGGAAGGGAAAAGTATAAAAAGATGACGATTCCGACCTGATGAAGAAAGTGTGAGTTTGATCGGGCAGCTATAATGTTAATTGTTAATAATCAATGGATAAGTCAATTAAATGCGGCAATAAAAGCGGAATGGTGAATATCCATGCTCGAATTATCCATAGTGCTTCCGATTAAAGTGCAAAACGGCGGATTGTTTATTTCGCGGGGCGTGGGTCGCCACCCGGCGCGTAAATTAACGTCGTGGGAAATCATTTTCGTCGAAAAGGGGACATTAACGATCCAGGAGGAGAACCGTCTTTTTGAGGTGAAGGCGGGGGAGAGTTTATTGCTCTGGCCGAAGCGGCGGCATGTGGGTACAGAAGATTTTCCGGCCGATCTGCGATTTTACTGGCTGCATTTTGAGGTGAAACCTGGGCCTTCCGCTTTGCCGGAGGCTTCTCCGCTGACCATTGAACAACATTGCTGCGTGAGGGATGTCCCGTCGGTGATTGCGCTTTTTCGCCAGTTCCTCAGCGAGCAGGAAAAATTACAGCGCAGCGTGGCGCTGGAAATGCTTTTACTACTGATTTTGCAGAAAATATCCCTCTCAGCAGGGTATGAGGACCGCCCCGATGAGGCCGGTGCAGCACTGGCCTGGAAGGCAAAACAGCTTATTCGCACGCAGTTTCATTTACCGCTCTCCACCTCGCTGCTGGCAAAATCGCTGCACTGTAATGCCGATTACCTGGGGCGCGTGTTTCGTCGGACATTTCATTTAACCCTGACGGAGGCGATTCATCGCCAGCGCGTCAGGGCGGCAGAAAAAATGCTGCTGAATGACTCAGCGTCATTAACGGAAGTGGCCACCCGCTGCGGTTTTAACGACGTGGGGTATTTCCGGCAGATATTTTCGAAGCATACCGGGTTAACGCCCGCCGTCTGGAAACGGCGGTACTGTAAAGAACACATTAATTCCGGTTGATCACTGCCCGTAATAGGCATGCGCACCGTGCTTACGCAGATAATGTTTGTCGAGCAGTTCCTGCTGCAT is a window encoding:
- a CDS encoding helix-turn-helix domain-containing protein produces the protein MLELSIVLPIKVQNGGLFISRGVGRHPARKLTSWEIIFVEKGTLTIQEENRLFEVKAGESLLLWPKRRHVGTEDFPADLRFYWLHFEVKPGPSALPEASPLTIEQHCCVRDVPSVIALFRQFLSEQEKLQRSVALEMLLLLILQKISLSAGYEDRPDEAGAALAWKAKQLIRTQFHLPLSTSLLAKSLHCNADYLGRVFRRTFHLTLTEAIHRQRVRAAEKMLLNDSASLTEVATRCGFNDVGYFRQIFSKHTGLTPAVWKRRYCKEHINSG